The following coding sequences lie in one Benincasa hispida cultivar B227 chromosome 6, ASM972705v1, whole genome shotgun sequence genomic window:
- the LOC120080237 gene encoding NEDD8 ultimate buster 1, translating to MAKLKISGPWTGVLDVELDIWTVPMLREEIARRSNCGVESINLISGGKILKDGDGSEKLIHLGLKNNSRILARRVSTEEGKALKDELMAEEERSTRLARVKAAATALAERHANGFLPVEDFNIELEDQSGQKVNFGSETDQKAIMMGLMLHANAKQLIRKGNYKDALEVLIMGEEAFSLCNPKLIEFVDNVSILQIDMVWCYFMLKDIKFLSDAGIRLARAREGIERSHGKDSSRVRILQAGCHPELALHLRLELLEGVAAYHSCKFDKAREAINSARAKYFQLQVSDEALSHVMDMGFKEREAKRALRMCHQDVCKAVDFLFEERAKRERRREEDIRRQEEIMEQKLYGMTPSKKAVNLQILKELASIGYEKELAAEALRRNENDLQKALDDLISPESNSVIQNAIESRKRKRQHKTADDAVDNLVRMGFDRTKAGAAFEAGGSLEQALIILSELETNTTVNGQPDSVTAALASEGTSSSLSNIAENQMLDTFDDGEGPEGEEDRDLEMEDELARELDGASAVSDYDLDVTKEGEAITEYLNLLETTMNSEKA from the exons ATGGCGAAACTGAAGATTTCAGGGCCATGGACTGGTGTGTTGGATGTGGAACTCGATATTTGGACTGTCCCCATGTTGAGGGAAGAAATTGCAAGACGATCGAACTGTGGTGTTGAGTCGATTAATTTGATTTCTGGTGGTAAAATCTTGAAAGATGGCGATGGAAGCGAGAAGCTTATCCATTTGGGTCTTAAGAACAACTCTAGGATTCTTGCTAGACGGGTTTCTACTGAAGAGGGCAAGGCACTCAAGGATGAATTGATGGCTGAGGAAGAACGCTCTACTAGGCTTGCTCGAGTCAA GGCAGCTGCCACTGCTCTAGCTGAAAGGCATGCTAATGGTTTTCTCCCGGTTGAAGATTTCAATATAGAACTTGAGGATCAAAGTGGACAGAAAGTTAATTTTGGGTCTGAAACTGACCAAAA GGCAATCATGATGGGCCTTATGCTTCATGCAAACGCAAAGCAGCTGATAAGAAAGGGAAATTACAAAGATGCATTAGAAGTTCTCATCATGGGAGAG GAGGCTTTCTCTCTTTGCAATCCAAAGTTAATTGAG TTTGTTGACAACGTCTCAATACTTCAAATAGACATGGTGTGGTGCTATTTCATGCTAAAAGACATCAAGTTTCTCTCGGATGCTGGAATACGCCTTGCAAGGGCTAGAGAAGGAATCGAACGATCCCATGGGAAGGACTCTTCCCGTGTTCGAATCCTTCAAGCTGGTTGCCATCCTGAGCTTGCCTT ACATTTGAGGCTGGAGCTACTGGAGGGGGTAGCTGCATATCACAGCTGTAAGTTCGATAAGGCTCGGGAAGCAATCAACTCAGCACGAGCAAAATATTTTCAG ctacAAGTGTCAGATGAAGCATTATCACATGTTATGGATATGGGCTTTAAAGAAAGAGAAGCAAAGAGAGCACTGCGCATGTGCCATCAAGATGTATGTAAGGCTGTTGATTTCCTTTTTGAGGAAAGGgcaaagagagagagaagacgGGAAGAGGATATTCGACGCCAGGAGGAAATCAT GGAGCAAAAACTATATGGAATGACACCCTCCAAGAAAGCTGTCAATCTTCAGATATTGAAAGAACTGGCATCTATAGG GTATGAGAAGGAGTTAGCTGCTGAAGCCCTGAGAAGAAATGAGAATGACTTACAGAAAGCATTGGATGATTTGATAAGCCCAGAATCTAACTCTGTTATACAG AATGCTATCGAGTCGAGGAAAAGGAAACGACAACATAAAACAGCAGATGATGCAGTTGATAATCTCGTTCGCATGGGCTTTGATAGAACAAAAG CCGGGGCAGCTTTTGAGGCCGGTGGCTCCTTAGAGCAAGCACTTATTATATTATCAGAACTCGAGACGAACACTACGGTCAATGGGCAACCTGACTCAGTGACTGCAGCCTTGGCTTCTGAGGGTACAAGTTCCTCCCTTTCAAACATTGCAGAAAACCAAATGTTGGACACCTTTGATGACGGGGAAGGACCAGAAGGTGAAGAAGACCGAGACTTGGAGATGGAAGATGAACTCGCCAGAGAACTTGATGGCGCTAGTGCCGTATCAGATTACGACTTGGATGTAACAAAAGAAGGAGAAGCCATAACAGAGTACTTGAATTTGTTGGAAACAACGATGAATTCTGAGAAAGCTTAA
- the LOC120080087 gene encoding protein S-acyltransferase 24: MSSEIEVVDEVQSRDQEASQTASASAANGDADESLRNDVYTAAAYGDLEKLQRLVECEGCSVSEPDGLGYYALQWAALNNRTAAARYIIEHGGDVNAADHTGQTALHWSAVRGAIQVAEVLLQEGAAVNAADYMYGYQTTHVAAQYGQTAFLYHIVSKWNADPDVPDNDGRSPLHWAAYKGFADCIRLLLFLDAYRGRQDKEGCTPLHWAAIRGNLEACTVLVQAGKKEDLVVTDNTGLTPAQLASDKNHRQVAFFLGNARRLLDKRCDGNSRLGKFSKLGLAPVLWCLIFLLLVTYIHSVILASNLPKLTSGLGLLAWIGVILATTGLLMFYRCSSKDPGFIRMDVHGSQDMKDDEPLLKIEINNPALLAGNWSQLCATCKIVRPLRAKHCSTCNRCVEQFDHHCPWVSNCIGKKNKWDFFIFLVLEVSAMLITGAVTITRIITDPSSPSSFGAWINHAGNHHVGAISFLIVDFFLFFGVVVLTIVQASQISRNITTNEMANAMRYSYLRGPAGRFRNPYDHGIRKNCSDFLIKGYNEDVEYSESSSHSEEMEAMSSPMNSVLQNGDAHSHHTNGNNHIAINVNSKNTTSHHGHTHSSNCSHSNHGKAKNDAVPLGLGLGLGRLSTRSVAAS, encoded by the exons atgTCTTCGGAAATTGAGGTCGTCGACGAGGTTCAATCCCGGGATCAAGAGGCCTCCCAGACTGCTTCAGCTTCCGCTGCCAATGGCGATGCGGATGAGAGCTTGAGAAATGATGTCTACACGGCTGCAGCTTATGGCGATTTGGAGAAGCTTCAGAGATTGGTCGAGTGCGAGGGTTGCTCCGTTTCTGAGCCCGATGGCCTTGGCTACTATGCTCTTCAGTGGGCTGCTCTTAATAATCGCACTGCCGCTGCTCGTTATATAATTGAG CATGGAGGCGATGTAAATGCGGCAGATCATACCGGGCAAACAGCCTTACATTGGAGTGCTGTTCGTGGAGCCATCCAGGTAGCTGAGGTTTTACTCCAAGAGGGAGCTGCAGTCAATGCTGCTGATTATATGTATGGCTATCAG ACAACCCATGTTGCAGCTCAATATGGTCAGACGGCTTTTCTCTATCATATTGTTTCAAAATGGAATGCAGACCCTGATGTTCCTGACAATGATGGGAGAAGCCCTTTACACTG GGCTGCATACAAAGGTTTTGCTGATTGTATACGACTTCTCTTGTTTTTGGATGCATATCGGGGGCGCCAAGATAAGGAAG gTTGCACTCCTCTCCATTGGGCAGCTATTAGGGGTAATTTAGAGGCATGTACAGTGTTAGTGCAAGCTGGAAAGAAAGAAGATTTGGTGGTGACCGATAATACTGGCCTTACGCCAGCACAACTTGCTTCCGACAAGAACCACAGACAAGTTGCCTTTTTTCTT GGAAATGCTAGAAGGCTACTTGACAAACGTTGTGATGGAAATAGCCGCCTTGGAAAGTTTTCAAAACTAGGACTTGCCCCTGTACTTTGGTGTTTAATCTTTCTGTTGCTGGTGACATATATTCATTCTGTCATTTTGG CATCAAATCTGCCAAAGTTAACATCTGGCTTAGGTCTTCTTGCATGGATTGGTGTTATTTTAGCAACTACAGGGCTGCTTATGTTTTATAGATGTAGCAG CAAAGATCCAGGTTTCATTAGAATGGATGTGCACGGCTCTCAGGATATGAAAGATGAT GAACCTTTGTTGAAAATTGAGATCAACAATCCCGCTTTGCTGGCTGGGAATTGGTCTCAGCTCTGTGCTACTTGCAAG ATTGTCAGGCCTCTTCGTGCAAAGCACTGTTCAACTTGTAATCGATGTGTCGAACAATTCGATCATCACTGCCCTTGGGTATCCAATTGTATTGGCAAG AAAAACAAATGGGATTTCTTTATATTTCTCGTTTTGGAAGTTTCGGCAATGTTGATCACTGGAGCAGTTACTATTACAA GAATTATAACCGATCCATCCTCTCCATCGTCGTTTGGAGCTTGGATTAATCATGCTGGCAATCATCATGTTGGTGCTATATCATTTCTCATTGTtgatttcttcctcttctttggTGTGGTAGTCTTAACAATTGTCCAAGCATCTCAG ATATCCCGTAATATTACTACAAACGAAATGGCAAATGCTATGCGGTATAGTTATCTGCGTGGCCCTGCAGGTCGGTTTAGGAACCCTTATGATCATGGGATCAGGAAAAACTGTTCAGATTTTCTGATCAAGGGATACAACGAAGATGTGGAGTATAGCGAAAGCTCATCACATTCAGAagagatggaagcaatgtcttcaCCGATGAATTCAGTCTTGCAGAATGGGGACGCTCATTCTCACCACACCAATGGAAACAACCACATAGCAATAAATGTGAATTCTAAGAATACAACTAGCCATCATGGCCATACTCATTCTTCAAATTGTAGTCACAGTAACCATGGAAAAGCTAAAAACGATGCTGTCCCATTGGGCTTAGGTCTCGGCCTTGGGCGTTTATCAACTCGCTCAGTAGCAGCCTCATGA